One window from the genome of Glycine soja cultivar W05 chromosome 12, ASM419377v2, whole genome shotgun sequence encodes:
- the LOC114379909 gene encoding probable serine/threonine-protein kinase At1g54610 gives MGCMCCKPSAIEDSKESPRERLSSKAVSDLRVSRGASSRREEAFRVKDRYDNNDGRTALIDKQGNGSVRVQGESFERKREKMEYAVAQHPGIGSVPKAMEGEQVAAGWPSWLAAVAGEAIKGWLPRRADSFEKLDKIGQGTYSNVYRARDLEQRKVVALKKVRFDNLEPESVRFMAREIHILRRLDHPNVIKLEGLVTSRMSCSLYLVFEYMEHDLAGLASHPGLKFTEAQVKCYMQQLLRGLDHCHSCGVLHRDIKGSNLLIDNNGILKIADFGLASFFDPNQAQPLTSRVVTLWYRPPELLLGATYYGTAVDLWSTGCILAELYAGKPIMPGRTEVEQLHKIFKLCGSPSEDYWRKSKLPHATIFKPQQPYRRCVSETFKEFPAPAIELIETLLSIDPADRGTSASALNSEFFSTKPLPCDPSSLPKYPPSKEFDAKVRDEEARRQGAAGSKGQRHDLERRGARESRAIPAPDANAELVLSMQKRQGQANSQSKSEKFNPHPEEVASGFPIDPPRPSQAAGLIADPPVHQHKRASHSGPLTHRAAWAKAGKNQDDAPKISMVGDLSTVSGLVAARRSMLSDDRRERSGSSQTVAPKLINRFPGSFKEASESMMQQDQKYHAHVPQKEEGRGSSNKDSNLVGYGSKGHKIHHSGPLLVPSSNHDQMLKDHDRQIQEVVRRARLDKAKMRRLQTEGNQITNSLFVSGR, from the exons ATGGGTTGCATGTGTTGCAAGCCCTCTGCCATTGAAGATAGTAAGGAGAGTCCAAGGGAGCGTTTATCGAGCAAGGCTGTGTCAGACTTGCGTGTATCTAGAGGGGCTTCATCGAGGAGGGAGGAAGCGTTTCGGGTAAAGGATagatatgataacaatgatggaAGAACTGCATTGATTGATAAGCAAGGGAATGGTTCTGTTAGAGTGCAAGGTGAGAGTTTTGAAAGGAAGAGGGAGAAAATGGAATATGCTGTTGCTCAACATCCAGGGATTGGTAGTGTTCCTAAGGCCATGGAAGGTGAGCAGGTTGCAGCTGGATGGCCCTCATGGCTGGCAGCAGTGGCTGGAGAGGCTATCAAGGGATGGCTACCACGGCGTGCAGATTCTTTTGAGAAGTTGGATAAA ATTGGACAGGGAACTTATAGCAATGTTTATAGAGCTCGTGATCTTGAACAAAGAAAGGTTGTTGCTttgaaaaaagtgagatttgatAATCTTGAGCCTGAGAGTGTTCGCTTCATGGCTAGGGAAATTCACATTCTACGTAGGCTTGATCATCCAAATGTCATAAAACTGGAAGGCTTGGTTACATCAAGGATGTCTTGCAGCTTATACCTTGTTTTTGAGTACATGGAGCATGACTTGGCTGGGCTTGCATCACATCCTGGACTGAAGTTTACAGAAGCACAG GTTAAATGTTACATGCAACAACTTTTACGCGGACTTGATCACTGCCACAGCTGTGGTGTACTTCACCGTGACATTAAGGGTTCCAATCTTTTGATTGATAACAACGGGATATTGAAAATTGCAGACTTTGGTTTGGCAAGCTTTTTTGATCCCAATCAAGCTCAGCCACTGACAAGCCGAGTTGTCACTCTTTGGTATAGGCCACCAGAGCTTTTGCTTGGAGCCACTTATTATGGCACTGCTGTGGATTTATGGAGTACAGGTTGCATACTTGCTGAGCTTTATGCTGGAAAGCCTATAATGCCTGGAAGAACTGAG GTGGAGCAATTacataaaatttttaaactttGTGGTTCACCTTCTGAGGACTATTGGAGAAAATCAAAGTTGCCTCATGCAACAATATTTAAGCCTCAACAACCCTATAGGCGATGTGTTTCTGAAACATTCAAGGAGTTTCCTGCACCTGCAATAGAATTGATAGAGACCCTTTTGTCCATAGATCCTGCTGATCGTGGAACTTCAGCATCTGCTTTGAATAGTGAG TTCTTCTCAACAAAGCCTCTACCTTGTGATCCCTCAAGCTTACCAAAGTATCCTCCTAGCAAAGAATTTGATGCCAAAGTTCGGGATGAAGAAGCTAGAAG ACAAGGAGCAGCAGGAAGCAAGGGCCAGAGACATGATCTTGAGAGAAGAGGTGCTAGAGAATCACGAGCCATTCCTGCACCTGATGCCAATGCTGAACTGGTCTTGTCAATGCAG AAGAGACAAGGGCAGGCCAATTCTCAGAGCAAGAGTGAGAAGTTTAACCCTCATCCCGAAGAAGTTGCTTCTGGGTTTCCCATTGATCCCCCTAGACCATCACAGGCTGCAGGATTAATTGCAGATCCCCCGGTTCATCAACATAAAAGAGCCTCCCATTCAGGTCCACTGACTCACCGTGCGGCATGGGCTAAAGCCGGGAAGAACCAGGACGATGCTCCAAAGATTTCAATGGTGGGTGACTTATCAACAGTATCGGGCTTAGTTGCAGCAAGGAGGAGTATGTTGTCTGACGATCGCAGAGAAAGGTCTGGATCATCACAAACAGTGGCCCCAAAACTAATAAACAGGTTCCCAGGATCCTTCAAAGAGGCTTCTGAGTCAATGATGCAACAGGATCAGAAGTATCATGCACATGTTCCTCAAAAGGAAGAAGGGAGAGGCAGCAGCAACAAAGACTCAAATCTT GTTGGTTATGGCTCCAAGGGCCATAAAATTCATCATTCTGGTCCTCTGCTAGTTCCATCAAGCAACCATGATCAGATGTTGAAGGACCATGACCGCCAAATCCAAGAGGTGGTTCGAAGAGCGCGGTTGGACAAGGCAAAGATGAGAAGACTCCAAACTGAGGGGAACCAGATAACCAATTCATTATTTGTTTCTGGTCGTTGA